The segment caaatgtagatatttttaaatccaggttaaaaacttttcttttctcatgtctctgcatgaaatctgcacggtaacttttaactcatctagcttttaatcattttaatgtaatttattactttattgtgattcttgctatgtgttgctgtcttttactatttcttaatatctgtaaaacttttgttttatgtaaagcactttgaattgtcctgtacatgaaatgtgctgtagaaaAAACTGCCTTACCTTGTGCAACCCCTGACTAACGTTAAGTAGGTTATGGATATGCAACCGCATAGGCCAGTAACTAGGTTCGTCAGGAGTACAATGAAAGCTAAAGTGAGTGTAGAATGACATGGCTGGAGGCAAGAGATAAGCAaaaatgatgattattatttgtAGAAAAAATAGCAGAATGGAATGAACATTTACAAATTTAACAACAATAACTGTAATATATACAAAACCCCAGTCCTTGAGCTCAATGTTTGTCCTTTTTGTCATTAGTTAAGTCAAATTTCtcttttagttcagtttttcctTCCTTGCTTTGAGTTGTTACTACTTTGTTGGTTAACCCTTGAAAATGAGGATCTTCAGACGAGAGTTCAGCTCAGTTCAGTATTCAGGCATCCAAATCTCCATACGGAAAACATCAGGTATCCAGAAATCTGATCTGATCGCAGTTTTCTTAACCATTAGAAAAAAACCTATCCTGCACAACAATAATGGTATTGTTGTATACAGCTAAATATTTCTTCTCTCACACAGCTATAGCTTGGTTgttatctctttttttcatgttgccatttaacaataaataatattttacttgCATGTTTTAACTCATAcatgaaataactttttaaGTCATGTAAAAGCAAATAATTGAATTTCTCCTTTTACCCTTAACCATgaaattatgattaattatCCTTAACCAGTtaaattattgatttttaaaccatcttttagcttttttttaaagcataacatgaaataaaacaataataatttcctTCAAAGTCAAGGGATAATAATAAGCCCTATTTGGTTACTATTTTCAGCATTACATAGAATTTTCTGCAAGTTTTCACATGGTAAACAATATAAATGTGCATTTGACATTGTATAAACATTACATTTGACcaagaaaatgataaaagaaatcaTCTAAATTACTTCATTACACTATTGGgtcataggggtcgggtgcagccTGAGCTGGGTGGCAGCCAAAGGCGGGTAcactggtggtctgatcctctgttgcagaagctagctctagggacaagGAACATCATCTCTCTGGCAGGAAAGGaccctgagctggtgcgcgaggtcaactagttctggctagatatagttggactcaccttgacgcacggcttgggctctggaaccactgtccttgagaggggctggaccctcttccattctggagttgctcccggtgagaagcggcgagcaggtgtgggcatgctcatcgccccccgacttggcgcctgtaggttggggtttaccccagtggacaagagggtagcctccctccgccttcgggtggagGGACAGGTCCTGACAGGTCCACAAGTCAGGTActctgttgtttgtgcttatgcaccaaacaacaGAGTACTTACACTTTTTGGTGTCCTTGGATGGTGTGTCAGAGAGCACGCCTTCCGGGGACTCCAATGTCCAACTTCAATGGTCACTTGGGCATTGACAGTGAGACCTAGAAGGGTCATGACTGGGAAGATGAATCCTGatgaatccaagtggtgttttgttattggacttctcataagagtgtccacatgtgcacttggcaccaggacactctaggccgcagttcaatgatcgactttgtagtcgtatcatcggACTTGTGACgacatgtcttggacactcaggtgaagagaggggtggagctgtcaactgatcaccacctggtggtgagttggctcagatggtgggggaggttGCTgatcaggcctggcagacccaagcgtgttgtaaGGATCTGCTGGAAatgtctggcggagtccccctGTCAGAAAtggtttcaactcccatcttcggcagagcttcaaccatgtcccgggtgaggcagggtacaccaagtgggctgtgttccgtgcctcttaACCCAGCCAATTTGAGCTGTGCCCATAAGGTTGCCAGTGCCTGTCGTGTCAGAAATCCCCAAACTTGTttgtggacaccagcagtgagggatatCATCGAGCTGAAGATGGAGTCCTATCAgacctttttggcctgtgggactccagagtcagctgatgggtatcggcaggctaagcagaaGGCAGCTTCGCTGAGGCAAAAAattgggcatgggaggagtttggagagctAATAAGGAATAATTTccagacggcttcgaggagattctggtccaccattctgtggctcaggaggggaaagcagtgctccatcaacactgtgtacagtggggatggggggctgctgaccttaaCTCAGGACATTGTGGTTCAGTGAAGGGATTATTTCGTAGATGACCTCagtcccaccaacatgtcttctgaTGAGGTAACAAAGTGGGGGGACCGTATCGTGCGCTTTCAAATGTCTGGGGCCGAGGTTGCTGagatggttaaaaagctcctcactGGCAAGACCCCTGGGGTGGATGAGATCCGGCCGGaattccttaaggctctggatactgtagggctgtcttggttgacatgcctctgtagcattgcgtggacatcagggacagtttccctggactggcagactggggtggtggtccccctctttaaaaagggagaccggagggtgtgctccaactacaaggGGAAATAAATTCCTCAGCCTCCCTGATAAGGTATATTCAGGGGTCTTGGAGAGAAAGGGTCCATCAGATAGTCtaacctcgaattgaggagaagcagtgtggttttcgtgttggtcgtggaacagtggaccagccctacactctcttcagggtcttggaagGGGCATGGGTGTCTTCTCAACCAGTCTGCATGTTCTTTGTGGGCTTAGAGAAAGCATTTGACCGTGTCCGCCGGGGACTCCTGCTAGGCGGTgttctgggagtatggagtgccggacccccttgtacgagctgtcccgtccctgtacaaccggtgtcagagcttggtccgcattgccggcagtaaatcagatttgcttccagtgagggttggactctgctAAAGTTGCTCTTTTTCTCTGATTCTGTTCCTAACTTTAtttggacagaatttctaggtacagccgaggtgttgaggggatccggtttgctggcctcaggattgggtctctgctctttgcggatgatgtggttccgTTGGCTTtatcaggccgtgatcttcagctatCGTTGGAacgattcacagccgagtgagaagtggctgggatgagaatcagcacctccaaatccgagaccatggtccttagccaaaaaagggtggagtgctctctccgggtctgcagtagggtcctgccccaagtggagaaggtcacgtatctcagggttttgttcaggagtgagggaaggatggagcgggagatggtcaggtggatcggtgcagtgtctgcagtgatgtggactctgcatcggtctgtcgtggtgaagaaggagctgaaccaaaaggcaaagctctcgatttaccggttgatctacgttcctaccctcacctatggtcatgagctgtgggtagtgagaTTGTGAATGTAAggtcggtgatccgggaggggctcagtgtagagtcactgctcctccgcattgagaggagccagatgaggtggctcgggcatctggtcaggatgcctcctggacgcctccctggtgaggttttAACTGGCACAGCCCACCGGGAGGAGAATCCaagccccggggaagacccaggacacgctggatggactacagcTCTCAGCTAGCCTCTGAACACCCCGagatccccctggatgagctggtgaatgtgtgggaagtctgggtttcctcTTAGGCAGCAGCCCCCCCGACCCAACCCACCTAATTTTTGATCACACCTGTGTAAGTATGGAAACACTTGGTAACTTGTATTGCTAGCTAAGTGACTCTGTGGATATATTTAGAGTCTTCAGACccttctagcgactttttttaaagcaactagTGCAGTTAGTGCATGagatgtttatttctgcatCGCACGCAGAGTGAAAATGATGTGTGTGGGGCAGCGTGTAGTTCGACTTTAGTGTAGAGGCTACAGCTCCTTGGTGCAGCTGGCTCAGGTTTGAGTCCTGCCCTGGAGACCTTTGCTGCAGGTCATTCGCCGCTCTCGCCGGCCCACCTTTCCTGTCCAGCTACTAAAGGTCTCTAAAACCCCTaagtcctttaaaaaaaaatccattaaaatgATATGGGATTATCCAAAGCTGCCGCTAGGCCTGTCacaataagcaataagtcaattaattgcacggtaagaAAGAATGAGGTCGATAAGTTTGCcagctgagattttttttctctctcttactttaccatagactgtgtatgacagcaggtttcactatggagcaTCTCAACTGAACGCTCTCGTTTCTTGCGGCGTGATCTCTCGTGTCATACTTGAtggcagcatgttgcagcaggaGACTGTGGTGAACCACTAACCTGTGTGAGCCGGTACGCCgcgtttgtttacagggctgccaactctcacgcatCGGCCGTGAGACTCAcacatttgagtggcttcttacATTCTCACactaaacctccgatttctcactctgaaatacacatcagtcggctaatcgagaggttcggAAGGATTCCCAGCGGGCGGCATTACtcttgggccggtgtcccggtgTATTTGAAAAAGGTGCAGCGTGGCGATGCAGCAGCAGTTCATCACTGCTCGTAGGTCAGTCTGACACACAGTgatgagggagatatttcagctttacaaacagcaacgatgcacttttttttcttgttatttaaaatacaatggtactaactggcagttttaccggttttccctgtctgagcccatgttgaattttttttatatatattttttgaagaacatttttgtttacagaacagagactttattttttatcatacttaatgtttttggttgtgtttggtttctgttcattgttaatgagacagagagtttgttctgtttattgttttttcttaatttcttccGGTCTCGGTGTAAAatattctttagaaatgaaggtttattgatctttgaaagggtgtatttgcattattatggcattgtcattatattagttgaaaatggtctcaaaatgacattattattgCTTTGTGCAACATTATCGTTATcacgataatttctgagaaaatttgtcacacagcaaaatttgttatcgtgacaggcctagttGCCGCCGATCTGCCTGAGCTTatagtcagatattaatgtcttttAATGAAGACTCTAGACAAAAACATCTTACACTAGAAGTCCCATagctgttaaattttttttatcaactacGTGTTTTCATGTAAATTAGCAGTATTAATGCTTTTCTACGCACCCACCCCTAAGGTCTAACTTCCAACTCATGTCTCTGGTGTAGGTCTAGAGTGCACTAAAGgaaattatatttgttataaaatataatcttgAATGGACAGCAGAAtgatttcacacagcagctgatctGTTGTTTGGGCcgtgcagctgcagcaggagaagGACCAGTGGTCTTATTTATAAACGTGGCGTACGCACAAAACGCCCTGTTTTGTGGCGTACACCACTCTCCACACAAAAGATCTATAAAAACAAAGGTGAGGGGAAAATGTGCACCTTTACATGAACTCTGACTTATGCATACGGACATTTTGGAAATGATGCAGGTGGTGAACTGCAGCCAAACTACATCATCCTCCTCTCacaaatttaatttcacttcacATCAAACATCAATTATAGATCTACATTCTCATCAACATTCAAACCAGCAGTTTTATCTGTACTGCAGCTTGGGGCGAGCCAGAAACATCTTTCTTATATcagccatcaggtgaacagacagaaagcaggatgagaatctcacagcttctagatggtgaggagagagaaatattcacaatatgcacaataacttccatccatgcagcttcactgcttcattatccacatttctggataaaatttctctaaactttcattcttagcttgactgtttagcttcacctctgcacctgcagcctccactaccgggagttaagggttaacatcttgtttccgggtgtagcgtcaggtctgtagatgtaactataaacatgtgtggtatccacagaaagtccagaatctcagctaccagctcagtaaaaccatttctatcaccaacaaacacagttaagacaacaataattaaaagaccagatACACAAAGTcctaaaaacatgtaaacacagatgatgtttccccatgaacacgaacaaacggctcctctactgaaagctcacatctcacagattccacagctggaagtttcatcttaatatgaccaagattcaccgaaccagaggcagaagaagacccgatttatgcttcgcgcttttgtttttttgtttttttacctgtccAGCATGGCGGCAGcaggatgatggtctggctgccgtgTTAAGCTGAACTAATTCAGTCTGCCAGGAGGAGCTTCTGGATATAGGGTTctcttgaatcttaaatgttattctttattattgttttaaaatatggtTTTGCTTATAACTGCTGGACTGGAGAAACAGATGGATGAAGGTGGCTAGAGGAGAAACGGGAAGAGGAAAGAACAAAACCAAAGGTAGAAAACaagacacaacaacaacaatcacagctaaacagagaaactaaacagctgctacacctgaaaAGAAGCAGGAGCCATCCTGAAGACCTCTAGAGACCAGCAGACCATCTATAGGGGCCCCTGggagaagaaaaactgtagaAACCATGAAGAGCAACGAACACACCAGcaacttgtgtgtgtttgtgtactaAACATTAGGGGTGAGTTGTGCTTAATGATCATGTAAATGCAACCGTGCTccctccaaggatcagaggcagactgGGAGGGCCCCAAGTCCCGGGCAACCACGAGCCACCACAGAGAACAGAATCGAGACCGCCCACAGCAGGAACGGCCATGCGTCCCGACAGAAGGAGGCAGAGTAAAGCCACATCCAGAGCCCCCCCGCAAGGAGCACAGGCCCCAGGGGACCCAGGGTTGCAAGGCACTGGCTCACATGCATAAGCCAGGGACAGAACCCACGATCCAGGTCCCACCAAGCCGAGAGCCCAAAGTGACAGCAGCCAGGGACCCACAGTGCACCCCGAATATCTCCCATGCACCACACCCTGGAGAGAGGGGAGTaccaataataatgataataggGCTGTAACAAATAATGTGCCAATggtgttaattaatttatgtaattaattatgttaaactttttaatgcaGTTAATGCATGCatggcatgacaagccccatacattcgtcatttctctgttatgacggcgggattaaatgatgattaaaaaaCTAAAGGAAGCTTATTTTGGACGAAGCAGGAGAAATGTCACTTTTCATGTTCCAACCTTGTGTTTGTGGTGAGATAAATGACTTCCTGGCTTCTGCACATCGCTGCTGTTTCCTCATGTGGGACTGTTGCAGAGCTGAAACACGGAGCCGCCGGTAGCCCTGCCCGTTGGAAAATGGCAAGTGGACCAAACCACTTTGAGAAATAGGGGGGTCATCAATTTTTaactattaaaaaacacattgttACATTTATAATTTGCACCACTTGTGTTATGCTATATTGCACATTACTGTATCATTATTGAAATAATTATTTGTGttcacaattatttttttttggggcGAGGGGTGGcaactgtatatatatatatatatatatatatatatatatatatatatatatatatatatatatatatatatatgtgtatatatatatatatatgtgtatatatatatatatatgtgtgtgtgattagaCCTACTACCGttgctgccaccttgtggtaCATTCTGGAGTGAAATGCGCTCTAGATCCAGCTGACAGTGGTTCAGGAagtaaatattacaaaataaatgtttgcaaGTCCTAGTCAAGCCTGAAGTTGCTGTAAATGAGATTTAAGTGGGACTTGAGTCTGAGTCCCGGACTCGACTCCCTCTCGCTGGCAGTTCTGAGCATGTCTGGTTTGTTTCTAAGAACTTTAAAGGAAATCCACAGTGTTTATGACAAGATTCAGGTTCAGGTGGTTCCTATCAGTTAGACCTGGTGACAAGGTGTGAGGTGTTCCTGCTTTCATTCTTCTCTCTGGTTGCCTTCAGGTGTTCCCACTCCGACGGAGGAGGCTCTGCATCACACTCTGAACATGCTGGTCCGTGAGCGGAAAATCTACCCGACCCCAGACGGATACTGCATCGTTACCCCCCAGACCTACTTCATAACCCCAAGCCTCATCAGAACCAGCACCAAGTGGTACCACTTAGAGGAGCGGTCGGCTGAGCGACAccccaaacagcagcagcatcagcagacCCAGTGCACCTCCCCTCTCTCTGGCACTATAACCCCCTCCACCTCTGGGGGGCTGCGAGACCGGACCCACCCAAAGGCCAGCCAGAacctctgtggaggaggtgaggactgTTTTTACCGGTCAGACGACCCTCCGAGCCACCATACCACTCTGCAGCGCCGCTCCCCTAAAGACCACCGGGAGGCGTACTCATCACAACACTCCCCCCAGACTCCTCCTCAGCCAGCAGGAGGCACCACTGAGAAGAGCCGGAACAGCCTGGGGTTCCCCTTCAAGACGGACACGCTCACCAAGCACCGCGGGGGGGGCGGAGTTGGAGATGTCGAGAAACAGACTGGAGGAAACGGGACAGGAAGCCGGAAGTTTGGTCTGAAGTTGTTTCGTCTGAGTTTTAAAAAGGACAAGGCGAAGCAGCTGGCCACATTCTCTGCTCAGTTCCCCCCGGAGGAGTGGCCCCTCCGGGATGAGGAGGCCCCCAGCCAGCTACCGCGCCACGTGGAGATGGAGATCATTCGCAGGATCAACCCTGATCTCACTGTGGAAAACCTGGCACGACACACTGCTGTCATGAAACGCCTGGAAGAGGAGCGTGCTCAGAGGAGCAAAGcatcatcagccaatcagagctcCCGCAGCAGAAAAAGCGGCGGTCGGCACAGGAAGCAGTCCCAGACCAAGCTCAACCGCTCCCACAGCAAGACCAGGGCGTTCCGGTTCGATCCCGGCGATGGATCCCACTTAGACCCGGCTGATCGGGACTACCGAGGCTACTCCTCCTCACTGGCTCGGTCACCGCGTGAACAAGCCCTCGCCATGGAGCGTCAGAGGGCCCGGCTTCACCTGGCACACAGCATTCCCAACATCCTGGACCCCTCCCACCTTCCTGTCACACCCGAGTGGGATGTGTCCGGAGAACTAGCCAAGCGGCGCACGGAGATGCCTTTCCCCGAGCCAAGCCACGTCCCATCTGCCCACCACTCCAAGGTCCACCGCTCACATTCCCACACCCAGGAGAGGAAGTCTCGGAACGAGCGCAGCAGCAAGGCCAAGGAGCGCTCCAGGTCAATGGACAACTCTAAAGGACCTCTCGGAGCCGGACTCATTGGACCACCGGACTACTATGAAGACCGGACCCGTTACTACACTGATGACGGCACCCTGCGGGCCAATCAGAGCTCTTCTCATTATGCCCGGGCCACGCCCCCCATGGCAAAGGTGCCAGGGGAATCTCTGGGATTGGACGGTGTCAGGAACTTTGAGAAGAGTAAGAGCAGGGACAACTTACCGGCCTACTCTCCCAAGCCACTGACCACAAACCCTCCGGATGATTACTTCCAGTGCTCTGGCTCCTCTGAAGTGGCAGCCACAAACACACTGGGAACTCTGGGGAAAAGCAGCCATGATGGTTTGAAACTCAGCAGCACCGACCGGAAGGTGGACAGACAGACGTCCCATCCACTGGAAAATAAGGAGGACTTCCAGAAGTCTGGACCTAAAGGTGGCAGCCTGCCTCCTATACCTCTCTCTGTCCCTGATCCCTCCATCACTAACGGACGACCCCCCCACAGCACCTCTTCCAGTCAGGAGAAACACAAGGAGATCTTTAGTAAAGACACCTTGTTCAAGCCCCCCCCTACCCTCCCTCTGCCGGGTTACAGCTCCCTGAGAAAGCCCACGGCTCTCTCCTCCACTCTGTCTTCCTCCTGCGACGCTCTCGACTCCCACAACAACTTCGATGCTCCTAAACCACTGTTGGCAACGCTGCCTGCTCCACCACAGGGACTCGAACCTGCAACCGGCGCTGCAGAGGCCTCTTTCGACTACTACAACGTCTCCGACGACGAGGAACTGGAGGACGGGGGAGCTAAAAGTCGAGAGGATGGGGAGAAGCCTGGAAGGAGCGTAGCTGGGCTTGAAAGAGGAGGAGCTGGGACCATGCAGTGGCTGCTGGAGAGGGAGAAGGCCAGGGATCTGCAAAGGAGGTTTGAAAGGACCCTCACCTTCTCCGGTGCTAAAGAGAACCATCCCGAACCCAACCAGAACCAGCAGTCGGCCCACTCAGCCCGGCTGGACAGCATGGACTCCAGTTCTGTCACTGTAGACAGTGGATTCAACTCCCCACGGTGAGAATTTTCCTCCTTCACACATGAAGCTGAACATCTGTGCAACAGATataaacccttaaaactccacacAACTCAACAcaaattttctgctttttgttattatatgaaaaattattcattttttaatcaatgatgtaattattcaaattatcaAACTGGGGAAATCCTAAAAATCTTTGAATGTTTGATAGTTTTGATCTGAAGTTGTTTTAAGTGATtcgagaaaacaaaaacaaaacaggaaaagatacagatttatatttatagcagttttgttttattttttaaccatgaAATTTAACATTGTGGTAAATCTGAGAAGCAAATGAGGTCTGAGAGATGACTTCAAATCACATGTCTTCATTTGTCATTTGCTGCTGGCACCAGTAgccaacaaaagacaaaaaacagcaaacaggcTGTCAGAGGATTAAGATTCTTATTCTGATTAATCATAGGATAGCTGTGGATTAATTACAGTTAATCACATTTCAAACTATATACATCTGTTACATCTGGAATTTCAGGTGTTACACCTACCTTACGGTCTGGCGTAAGCTAGGTGTAACACCTGAAATTGCAGCCTCAgcaaaagatgcaaaagatggGACGTCAAGCTAGAGGTGTTTCTGTTAAATTTTGGTATGTCTGCaaataacagcatttttatAGCTTGTTCCATCTTTATGCTTTTTAATTATCAAACTTCCCATCTAAAGGGCCGACAGGTTTTTCTGATTCTTTCATCCTGCTCGGTTATAATCAGCCATTACACAGATGCAATGTCTGGCAGCTGTGTTGTgacgaacaaatttgctttgccaagaggagctttatgggtataaggctcctcttaaaattctgatttttatttttattataatttctttcatctttattttgaatGATGTTTATGTAATCCTGCTGGACCTGGCCAGAGGGGTAAGATAAAAGGAGAATaatcaaaagaagtaaaaaaggaaagtagaaaaaaggaagaggagacaaagatcccgtagatagaagcaacgagcttcagtCCAACCTCACACcacacaagcagctgctacacctgtacagaaacacacacctgaaccaaagctaGAGGCGGCTAAAGGGagactagggtggcccagagacccgggtcaTCAGCAGCAATCACAAACTCAAGCCACCCCAAAACGAAGACCACCTCGGACCCACCCAGtgggcggcagaggaaggccccagccagaatCCCCTGTGGTCAAGGGGGGCACAGGCCCTGGTGAGCCAAGATTGGCAGCCGCCGACCCCGTGAGGCACTAGTCATCCAGGGTGACCAGAGCAAACGGCCCAGGGCCTAGAGGCGCCCTCCCACCCAAGGCAGAGCGCCTGCACCATacccaggaggaccaggtcATGGGCAAGCACTCACTCCAATGCTCCAGccgcaccccccccccccccccccaagacaccagggcatgcaacAACCCACCCTGTGGCAGCACACCCGGGCAGACCCAGACTCCCTAGCACCAACCAACCCTTCCACCCCAAGGAAGGGGGCCACCCCCAGGCACTAGAGCccagataatagtctatatattTATGATAACaactttggggcattgagattcacgaattctgccaccctaataggtagctgtaagtttaattgattaatggtatattttttacataatagatttaagctggtgatattctaaataCTTtctgctactgattccatattgtgaagtgagaatattaaatgataagaagtttccattttctattatatgttctaactgttttattcctttatttttccattgagtaaaattgttaagctttttgttttgcaggatgtcagggttgttccagaggggtgtaaacttacaaggaaaaagtgaggatttggttattttttagaaaatcccaccaagccactaaagaggaactgatattgatgcttttaaacactgatgtgttttgatggttgagctgatgaatggcaggtcagagataaacacatcctcacacaatgcttgctctacatctaaccatgattcatccagactgctaggtttaagccatttggagatatactgcagcttgttagctaagaaaacatgattaaagttgggtagctccaatcagcctctatctttagtctgttgtaaagtttttagactgatacatgatggcttatttttccataaaaatttagatatatgtaaGTCCAGTGACTACGTGTGacaccttctttttcttatgagaagaaaaggaaattattttctctctcattactgcttttcctgcttcccaaagaacacacgctgaagtttctggcaagtcgttattttctagatataaggaccattctcttttgaagtagctgataaactcaggatctttaagtaatgacgtattaaatctccagtttctagttgctggtttat is part of the Melanotaenia boesemani isolate fMelBoe1 chromosome 7, fMelBoe1.pri, whole genome shotgun sequence genome and harbors:
- the LOC121643032 gene encoding storkhead-box protein 2-like isoform X1; this translates as MESFLQIAPHSLAIVLSRVGAGDAAGAAGVSESDELPRHHTGYEIFADFKAENSQQHIWNQRITEAVSETFFLGWIDEHVLLIQGKEDHLEVLREGWMRRSLNPPRGFIIKYLGDVSPISMSPISQSQFVPLGEVLLLAISAMNSAHKPVTQEALTEHLQTCFPGVPTPTEEALHHTLNMLVRERKIYPTPDGYCIVTPQTYFITPSLIRTSTKWYHLEERSAERHPKQQQHQQTQCTSPLSGTITPSTSGGLRDRTHPKASQNLCGGGEDCFYRSDDPPSHHTTLQRRSPKDHREAYSSQHSPQTPPQPAGGTTEKSRNSLGFPFKTDTLTKHRGGGGVGDVEKQTGGNGTGSRKFGLKLFRLSFKKDKAKQLATFSAQFPPEEWPLRDEEAPSQLPRHVEMEIIRRINPDLTVENLARHTAVMKRLEEERAQRSKASSANQSSRSRKSGGRHRKQSQTKLNRSHSKTRAFRFDPGDGSHLDPADRDYRGYSSSLARSPREQALAMERQRARLHLAHSIPNILDPSHLPVTPEWDVSGELAKRRTEMPFPEPSHVPSAHHSKVHRSHSHTQERKSRNERSSKAKERSRSMDNSKGPLGAGLIGPPDYYEDRTRYYTDDGTLRANQSSSHYARATPPMAKVPGESLGLDGVRNFEKSKSRDNLPAYSPKPLTTNPPDDYFQCSGSSEVAATNTLGTLGKSSHDGLKLSSTDRKVDRQTSHPLENKEDFQKSGPKGGSLPPIPLSVPDPSITNGRPPHSTSSSQEKHKEIFSKDTLFKPPPTLPLPGYSSLRKPTALSSTLSSSCDALDSHNNFDAPKPLLATLPAPPQGLEPATGAAEASFDYYNVSDDEELEDGGAKSREDGEKPGRSVAGLERGGAGTMQWLLEREKARDLQRRFERTLTFSGAKENHPEPNQNQQSAHSARLDSMDSSSVTVDSGFNSPRTRESLASNTSSIVESNRRQNLALSPGHLGITTAGAPTFSFRATSEPAGSQPDKLQKPSTCLASITSV
- the LOC121643032 gene encoding storkhead-box protein 2-like isoform X2, which codes for MSPISQSQFVPLGEVLLLAISAMNSAHKPVTQEALTEHLQTCFPGVPTPTEEALHHTLNMLVRERKIYPTPDGYCIVTPQTYFITPSLIRTSTKWYHLEERSAERHPKQQQHQQTQCTSPLSGTITPSTSGGLRDRTHPKASQNLCGGGEDCFYRSDDPPSHHTTLQRRSPKDHREAYSSQHSPQTPPQPAGGTTEKSRNSLGFPFKTDTLTKHRGGGGVGDVEKQTGGNGTGSRKFGLKLFRLSFKKDKAKQLATFSAQFPPEEWPLRDEEAPSQLPRHVEMEIIRRINPDLTVENLARHTAVMKRLEEERAQRSKASSANQSSRSRKSGGRHRKQSQTKLNRSHSKTRAFRFDPGDGSHLDPADRDYRGYSSSLARSPREQALAMERQRARLHLAHSIPNILDPSHLPVTPEWDVSGELAKRRTEMPFPEPSHVPSAHHSKVHRSHSHTQERKSRNERSSKAKERSRSMDNSKGPLGAGLIGPPDYYEDRTRYYTDDGTLRANQSSSHYARATPPMAKVPGESLGLDGVRNFEKSKSRDNLPAYSPKPLTTNPPDDYFQCSGSSEVAATNTLGTLGKSSHDGLKLSSTDRKVDRQTSHPLENKEDFQKSGPKGGSLPPIPLSVPDPSITNGRPPHSTSSSQEKHKEIFSKDTLFKPPPTLPLPGYSSLRKPTALSSTLSSSCDALDSHNNFDAPKPLLATLPAPPQGLEPATGAAEASFDYYNVSDDEELEDGGAKSREDGEKPGRSVAGLERGGAGTMQWLLEREKARDLQRRFERTLTFSGAKENHPEPNQNQQSAHSARLDSMDSSSVTVDSGFNSPRTRESLASNTSSIVESNRRQNLALSPGHLGITTAGAPTFSFRATSEPAGSQPDKLQKPSTCLASITSV